The genomic DNA CGAGGAAGCTCGCCGCCGACCCGGCCGTGGCGTCCGTGGTGCAGAACCGGACCTTCACGGTCTCCGGCACCCAGCCCTCGCCGCCCTCCTGGGGCCTGGACCGGATCGACCAGAAGAACCTTCCGCTGAACCAGAGTTACACCTACCCCGACAAGGCGGGCGAGGGTGTCACCGCGTACATCATCGACACCGGTGTACGGATCAGCCACAGCGACTTCGGCGGGCGCGCCTCGAACGGCTACGACGCCATCGACAACGACAACACGGCGCAGGACGGCCACGGTCACGGCACGCACGTGGCGGGCACCGTCGCCGGATCCTCGTACGGCGTCGCCAAGAAGGCCAAGATCGTCGGCGTCCGGGTCCTCGACAACAGCGGCTCCGGCACCACCGCGCAGGTCGTCGCGGGCATCGACTGGGTGACGGCCAACGCCGTCAAGCCGGCCGTCGCCAACATGAGCCTCGGCGGCGGGGCGGACTCCGCGCTCGACACCGCCGTGCGCAACTCCATCGCGTCCGGCGTCACCTACGCCGTCGCGGCGGGCAACGAGTCGACCGACGCCTCCACCAAGTCGCCGGCGCGCGTCGGCGAGGCGATCACCGTCGGCTCCACCACCAGCACCGACGCCCGTTCCAGCTTCTCCAACTACGGCAGCATCGTGGACATCTTCGCCCCGGGCTCCTCGATCACCTCGTCGTGGAACACCAGCGACTCCGCCACGAACACCATCTCCGGTACGTCGATGGCGAGCCCGCACGTGGCAGGCGCGGCAGCCCTCTACCTCGCCGACCACCCGGGCTCGACCCCGGCGCAGGTCTCCGCCGGTCTGGTCGCCGCGGCGACCACCGGAGTGGTGACGAACCCGGGCACCGGCTCCCCCAACCGGCTGCTGTACGTCGGCACCGGCACCACCACGCCGCCCGGCAAGAAGTTCGAGAACACGACCGGTTACGCCATCGCCGACAACGCGACCGTCGAGGCCCCGGTCACCGTCACCGGCATCACGGGCAACGCTCCCGCCGCGCTGAGCGTGCCGGTCAGCATCACGCACACCTACTCCGGCGACCTGAAGATCGACCTGGTCGCGCCCGACGGTTCGGTCTACAACCTGAAGGCGTACGGGACCGGCGGCAGCACCGACAACGTGAACACCACCTACACGGTGAACGCCTCGTCGGAGGTGGCCAACGGCACCTGGAAGCTGCGGGTCAGCGACAACGCGGCCGCGGACACCGGACGGATCAACTCCTGGGCGCTGCAGTTCTGACGGGCGTTCCGGCAAGCGGTGGAAGCCGTGCGCGCATGAACATGTGAGTGAGTGACGAGTGCGGGGCGGTCGCGTCGGGCGACCGCCCCGCATCCGTGTTCCCGGATCCGGACGGGAGTTCCGCGCGCCCCGCCCACCGGCAGGTTGCCCTTGGCGCGCAGGTTGACGCAGGACGCGCCGATGGTCATTCCGGACAGCGTTCTTCGACGCGTGAGGTTCGTCGCAGCGCGTGAACCGAGGCTGGATGTAAGCGATGTGAGCGCGCGAAAGCCGTTCTGTGCACAGGAAGTTATTGGCCTGGACCAAAAATGGTCAAGGGTTTGGCGATTGTTGATCGGGTGGGCCGTGTGGAAGGGGGTGAACGGGGGCAGGAAAAGGCCGGGACTCCTGTGGTGCTCATGTTCGGCGTATGCGCCGGTCGCAGCTGAATCATCACTTCGAGTGAAACTTTGGCCTGTGCTTGCGGTTCACAACCCACGGTTGTCAGTCTGTTGCAGACTGTCAACCTGTTGGGAGTGCCTGTGACTTTCGGTGAGCAGCCCGCCTATCTGCGCGTGGCCAGCGATCTCAGAGAGAAGATCGTCAACGGCGCGCTGCCGCCCCATACCCGCCTGCCGTCCCAGGCCCGTATCCGCGAGGAGTACGGAGTCTCGGACACCGTCGCCCTGGAGGCGCGGAAGGTCCTGATGGCCGAGGGGCTGGTGGAGGGGCGTTCCGGTTCGGGTACGTATGTGCGGGAGCGCCCGGTGCCGCGCAGGATCGCCCGCTCCGGCTACCGGCCGGGTGCCGGGGCCAGTCCGTTCCGCCAGGAGCAGACGGCGGACGGTGCGCGCGGGACCTGGGAGTCGCGCAGCGAGCAGGAGGAGGCCGGCCCGGAGATCGCCGAGCGGCTCGGGATCGAGCCGGGCGACCGCGTGATGCGTACGCACTACGTGTTCCGGGAGGCGGGTGAGCCGATGATGCTCTCCACCTCCTGGGAGCCGCTCGCGGTCACCGGGCGCACCCCGGTGATGCTGCCGGAGGAGGGCCCGCTGGGGGGCTGCGGGGTGGTCGACCGGATGGCGGCGATCGATGTCGTCGTGGACAACATGACCGAAGAGGTCGGCGCGCGCCCGGGGCTGGCGGAGGAGCTCCTGGCGCTCGGCGGCGTACCGGGGCATGTGGTCATGGTGATCGGGCGGACGTACTTCGCCTCGGGGCGCGCGGTCGAGACGGCCGATGTCGTGGTTCCGGCCGACCGCTATCGCGTCGCCTATCATCTGCCGGTCAGGTGACCTCCCGTCATCCGCGGTGCCCTGCGGTACCGGTGGGGGCCGGAGTCGGGGCCGGACTCCGGGGCGGCCGCCGGCC from Streptomyces sp. NBC_00654 includes the following:
- a CDS encoding S8 family peptidase; the protein is MSVTRHTPQTRRRLAAASVIAGAALALSTAAAFPATASERAAEGVIENAGAPGAISGSYIVTLDESAPDAGSARGKALAKEYGAEIKKTYRSALNGYAVEASAAEARKLAADPAVASVVQNRTFTVSGTQPSPPSWGLDRIDQKNLPLNQSYTYPDKAGEGVTAYIIDTGVRISHSDFGGRASNGYDAIDNDNTAQDGHGHGTHVAGTVAGSSYGVAKKAKIVGVRVLDNSGSGTTAQVVAGIDWVTANAVKPAVANMSLGGGADSALDTAVRNSIASGVTYAVAAGNESTDASTKSPARVGEAITVGSTTSTDARSSFSNYGSIVDIFAPGSSITSSWNTSDSATNTISGTSMASPHVAGAAALYLADHPGSTPAQVSAGLVAAATTGVVTNPGTGSPNRLLYVGTGTTTPPGKKFENTTGYAIADNATVEAPVTVTGITGNAPAALSVPVSITHTYSGDLKIDLVAPDGSVYNLKAYGTGGSTDNVNTTYTVNASSEVANGTWKLRVSDNAAADTGRINSWALQF
- a CDS encoding GntR family transcriptional regulator, whose amino-acid sequence is MTFGEQPAYLRVASDLREKIVNGALPPHTRLPSQARIREEYGVSDTVALEARKVLMAEGLVEGRSGSGTYVRERPVPRRIARSGYRPGAGASPFRQEQTADGARGTWESRSEQEEAGPEIAERLGIEPGDRVMRTHYVFREAGEPMMLSTSWEPLAVTGRTPVMLPEEGPLGGCGVVDRMAAIDVVVDNMTEEVGARPGLAEELLALGGVPGHVVMVIGRTYFASGRAVETADVVVPADRYRVAYHLPVR